A genomic stretch from Pomacea canaliculata isolate SZHN2017 linkage group LG2, ASM307304v1, whole genome shotgun sequence includes:
- the LOC112556449 gene encoding adrenodoxin-like protein, mitochondrial yields the protein MRGIFQDGCLLAADFVQTMLSLPNEFNIISQLVGKTINSTRIKLAKGFQTYGGALYSGESELKDPKSDAEVVNITYIDKNGNATPVRGKIGDNVMYLAHRYGIEIEGACEASLACSTCHVYVKDDYLRKLPEPKEEEDDMLDMAPFLRENSRLGCQIILNKDLDGIEVTLPPATRNFYVDGHVPEAH from the exons ATGAGAGGCATATTTCAAGATGGCTGCCTCCTGGCGGCAGATTTCGTGCAGACGATGCTTAGTTTGCCTAACGAATTTAACATCATTTCACAATTAGTTGGAAAAACAATAAACTCAACACGTATTAAATTAGCAAAAGGATTTCAAACATATG gTGGAGCACTTTATAGTGGTGAGAGTGAATTAAAAGATCCAAAGTCAGATGCTGAAGT ggTGAACATTACTTACATTGACAAGAATGGGAATGCCACTCCTGTCAGAGGAAAGATTGGAGACAATGTAATGTACCTAGCTCATCGCTACGGAATTGAAATAGAAG GTGCCTGTGAAGCATCATTGGCATGCAGCACCTGCCATGTGTATGTGAAGGATGACTACCTTCGTAAACTGCCCGAGCCAAAAGAAGA AGAAGATGACATGTTGGACATGGCTCCTTTCCTAAGGGAGAACAGCCGACTAG GGTGCCAGATAATACTGAATAAAGATCTGGATGGCATTGAAGTAACACTACCTCCTGCCACACGCAACTTTTATGTTGATGGCCATGTTCCCGAAGCTCACTAA
- the LOC112556447 gene encoding ubiquitin-conjugating enzyme E2 U-like: MLSRAHLLIEKEIKKLNVSPPWGIEIKPVNDDNIFEWTAKVKGLKNTPWEGGIFQIYIKFDEHFHERPPQVIFQTIPFHPNVDMRTGRPCIDFLDNFNLWHPSYSLNMILVTVQTLLSNPSMENAINLEALKLMRQSPHTYQQLILECVKVSQQIDAGNKIPMYPDYKAKTANGTDGHRHCTAQSHVTKLSFNDYLLTWQSIATTKPRENIQNQLHQLQERYPQLQKIHLGLTKEEVQEQMKGQMEEYHQLMYGSFTRKVKDGKERSATLARIQQMRKIYLPPRHSSAAHEHSSEQLLDSGITTREGVDEWEKEVDDLVLWTDKLDAAAIDT, translated from the exons ATGCTATCAAGAGCACACCTTCTCAttgaaaaggagataaaaaagttaaatgtatCACCACCATGG GGAATAGAAATCAAGCCTGTAAATGATGATAACATATTTGAGTGGACGGCTAAAGTGAAAGGCTTGAAGAACACACCGTGGGAAG GTGGTATATTCCAAATTTACATCAAGTTTGATGAGCACTTTCATGAGAGACCTCCACAAGTCATTTTCCAGACCATCCCATTCCATCCAAATG TGGACATGAGAACGGGTCGCCCTTGCATAGATTTCCTGGACAATTTTAATCTTTGGCATCCATCCTACAGTCTAAATATGATATTAGTCACAGTTCAG ACATTGTTGTCTAATCCCAGTATGGAAAATGCCATAAACTTGGAAGCATTGAAGTTGATGAGGCAGTCACCACATACATATCAACAGTTGATATTAGAGTGCGTTAAAGTCAGCCAGCAAATAGATG CTGGTAACAAAATACCTATGTATCCGGATTACAAGGCAAAAACTGCAAATGGCACAGATGGACATAGGCATTGTACTGCCCAATCACATGTCACCAAGTTATCATTTAATGACTACCTGTTGACATGGCAATCCATAGCCACCACCAAGCCCAGAGAGAATATTCAAAATCAAC TTCACCAGCTGCAAGAAAGATATCCTCAGCTGCAGAAAATACATCTTGGTTTGACAAAGGAAGAGGTGCAAGAGCAGATGAAAGGGCAAATGGAAGA ATACCATCAGCTTATGTATGGTTCCTTCACTAGAAAGGTAAAGGACGGCAAAGAAAGATCTGCTACGCTTGCTCGAATTCAGCAAATGAGAAAAATCTACCTGCCACCACGACATTCATCCGCTG CCCATGAGCATTCCTCAGAGCAGCTGCTAGATTCAGGTATCACAACACGCGAGGGTGTAGATGAATGGGAAAAGGAAGTGGATGATCTAGTGCTGTGGACTGACAAACTGGATGCTGCTGCCATAGACACCTAG
- the LOC112557720 gene encoding GATA-type zinc finger protein 1-like has product MKFNINGTLNGDLNESEDADDGENSNKHEKICDNKSCSYCLQEVDDKWEKENVSTSFETKLVQAQETGTVSKLAEGTRRQRRKPANPQKSPLLGDPNFSGVTIYFQTVWHGQTCKLHMRHYYSRLPCQKMRKQRQSLIIDCEHDSCEPGGDCKYEAPEKDKLVLAGGKCCASCGTHRTPLWRDAEDGTSLCNACGIRCPQQISQVSSAVWSLLVHSSQRQ; this is encoded by the exons ATGAAGTTTAATATCAACGGAACATTAAATGG GGATCTTAATGAGTCTGAAGATGCAGATGATGGGGAAAACTCAAAtaagcatgaaaaaatatgtgatAACAAAAGTTGTTCATATTGCTTACAAGAAGTGGATGATAAGTGGGAGAAGGAAAACGTAAGCACCTCTTTTGAGACAAAGCTGGTCCAGGCACAGGAGACTGGCACAGTCAGCAAGCTTGCAGAAGGAACAAGACGACAGCGGAGGAAGCCAGCAAACCCTCAGAAAAGCCCTTTGCTTGGTGACCCCAATTTTAGTGGAGTCACCATATACTTCCAGACTGTTTGGCATGGGCAGACTTGCAAACTGCACATGAGACATTATTACAG TCGGCTGCCATGCCAAAAGATGCGAAAACAGCGACAAAGCCTTATCATTGACTGTGAGCATGACAGCTGTGAACCTGGAGGGGACTGCAAGTATGAGGCACCAGAAAAAGACAAACTAGTTCTTGCAGGCG GAAAATGCTGTGCATCATGTGGAACTCACAGAACTCCTCTCTGGAGGGATGCTGAAGATGGTACTTCCTTATGCAACGCTTGTGGAATACG ATGTCCACAACAGATATCGCAAGTATCGAGTGCGGTGTGGTCATTGCTGGTACATTCCTCGCAAAGACAGTAA